Proteins co-encoded in one Thamnophis elegans isolate rThaEle1 chromosome 1, rThaEle1.pri, whole genome shotgun sequence genomic window:
- the CLCF1 gene encoding cardiotrophin-like cytokine factor 1: MAQFLLGCGPVLVLGPGVGGPWFKLLTSVLPAGDSWGILAFLCATLWNLPGVPALNRTDQVTTRQSIQQMYDLTRYLEHQLHVLAATYLNYLGPPFNEPDFDPPRIIGVEAVPSATVDIQEWHSLNDNARLAANYQAYSHLLCYLRTMDGSAPTAVPSLRHSLAHFRASLQGLLGSIAGIMASLGYSLPTPGPPLEITPPSHFLRKMDDFWLLKELQTWLWRSAKDFNRLRKRVPPSAVMLHLETRGF, translated from the exons atggCCCAGTTTCTGCTGGGCTGTGGACCGGTGCTGGTCCTTGGCCCTGGGGTTGGGGGCCCATGGTTTAAG CTCCTTACAAGTGTGCTCCCTGCAGGAGATTCGTGGGGGATCCTTGCCTTCCTGTGTGCCACGCTTTGGAACCTGCCTGGGGTGCCTGCACTGAACCGCACGGACCAAGTGACTACCAGACAGTCCATCCAGCAGATGTACGACCTTACTCGCTATCTGGAACACCAGCTGCACGTGCTTGCGGCCACTTAT CTCAACTACCTGGGGCCACCTTTCAATGAGCCGGACTTTGACCCTCCCCGGATAATTGGGGTAGAAGCTGTGCCAAGTGCCACCGTAGACATTCAGGAATGGCACAGCTTGAATGACAATGCCCGGCTAGCAGCTAATTACCAGGCCTACAGCCACCTGCTCTGCTACCTGAGGACCATGGATGGTTCGGCTCCAACTGCAGTGCCGAGTCTGCGCCACAGCCTTGCCCACTTCCGGGCTAGCCTGCAAGGGCTGCTGGGCTCAATTGCAGGCATCATGGCTTCCCTGGGTTATTCACTCCCAACTCCTGGGCCCCCTCTAGAGATTACCCCACCCAGCCACTTCCTGCGCAAGATGGACGACTTCTGGCTGCTCAAAGAGCTACAGACCTGGCTATGGCGCTCAGCCAAAGACTTCAACCGACTGCGCAAAAGGGTGCCTCCTTCCGCTGTTATGCTGCATCTGGAAACCAGAGGCTTTTGA